One genomic region from Alosa alosa isolate M-15738 ecotype Scorff River chromosome 12, AALO_Geno_1.1, whole genome shotgun sequence encodes:
- the slc26a1 gene encoding sulfate anion transporter 1, translating to MGSLSPDNMEDTKSSVIGPLERRVRQRKAPLEVIKSKIGRSLTCSVPRLKGALTGLFPVVLWLPKYKLKEYVWGDLMSGLIVGIILVPQAIAYCLLAGLEPIYGLYTSFFANIIYFLMGTSRHVSVGIFSLMSLMVGQVVDREVYLAGFDLNEDAKQGPAGGNALNFTEDSYSGVMNVSTLRVLDMECGKECYAIGIATALTLLAGIYQVLMAVLRLGFVSVYLSGPMLDGFATGASCTILTVQAKYLLGLKIPRHQGYGTVVVTWINIFKNIHKTNFCDMITSAICISILVAGKEIQERFKDRLKIPLPTELVVVAGATVASHFADFHGTYSSSISGAIPTGFIQPKVPSVDMMSRVVFDAIPLAVISFAFTVSLSEMFAKKHGYTVRPNQEMIAIGCCNIIPSFFHSFTTSAALAKTMVKDSTGCQTQVSSVVSAFVVLLVLLFFAPFFYALQKCVLACIIIVSLRGALRKFRDLPNMWRVSKMDAIVWIVTMASTALISVELGLLVGVVFSMMCVVAQTQHPQVSLLGQVNNSCHYEDTEEYQNLQTIPKVKIFRFQSPLYYANKQIFLKSLYKTVGLEPFLEVTRRRKAAKKDLAAKQSKKADQVNGEVTIELIHNDLEFHTIIIDCSYMPFIDSTGMTTFKNVVKEYKEIGVTVLLACCNTSVIDSLKRVAFFGPADKDMPSLLFHTVHSAVFFASDVPTAEAAGNTPV from the exons ATGGGTTCGCTCTCACCAGACAATATGGAGGACACCAAATCATCCGTGATAGGACCTCTGGAGAGAAGAGTCCGACAACGCAAAGCCCCTCTCGAAGTGATAAAGTCCAAAATAGGCAGAAGCTTAACCTGCTCCGTGCCCAGGTTAAAGGGCGCATTGACTGGACTCTTCCCTGTAGTGCTATGGCTGCCAAAATACAAGCTAAAAGAGTATGTTTGGGGCGATCTCATGTCTGGCCTCATAGTGGGCATAATTCTTGTCCCCCAAGCAATCGCCTACTGCCTACTGGCAGGGCTGGAGCCCATCTATGGCCTGTACACATCATTTTTTGCCAACATCATCTATTTCCTGATGGGCACCTCCAGGCATGTGTCAGTTGGCATCTTCAGCCTGATGAGCCTCATGGTTGGCCAGGTGGTAGACCGAGAGGTCTACCTGGCGGGCTTTGATCTGAATGAGGACGCTAAACAGGGGCCCGCTGGTGGTAATGCACTGAACTTCACAGAGGATTCCTACAGTGGTGTTATGAATGTCTCAACATTAAGAGTGTTGGACATGGAGTGTGGGAAAGAATGCTACGCTATCGGAATTGCTACTGCACTAACTTTACTTGCTGGGATTTATCAG GTGTTGATGGCTGTGTTAAGGCTGGGATTTGTCTCAGTCTACCTCTCTGGGCCAATGCTTGATGGCTTCGCCACTGGTGCCTCGTGTACAATCCTCACTGTCCAGGCCAAGTACCTTCTGGGACTGAAGATCCCTCGTCACCAAGGCTACGGCACTGTGGTAGTCACCTGGATCAACATCTTCAAGAACATTCACAAGACCAACTTCTGTGACATGATAACAAGTGCCATTTGCATCAGCATCCTGGTGGCTGGCAAAGAGATCCAAGAGCGGTTTAAGGACCGCCTGAAAATACCACTTCCCACTGAGCTTGTGGTGGTTGCAGGTGCAACCGTAGCATCCCATTTCGCTGACTTCCATGGAACGTACAGCTCCAGTATTTCCGGGGCAATTCCCACAGGCTTCATCCAGCCAAAGGTCCCTAGTGTAGACATGATGTCCCGGGTTGTGTTCGACGCAATCCCGCTAGCAGTCATTAGCTTTGCTTTTACAGTCTCCCTATCGGAGATGTTTGCCAAAAAGCATGGATATACAGTTAGGCCCAACCAAGAGATGATAGCCATTGGCTGTTGCAACATCATCCCTTCCTTCTTCCATAGCTTCACTACCAGTGCTGCCCTGGCTAAGACCATGGTGAAGGACTCTACAGGATGCCAAACACAAGTGTCCAGTGTTGTGAGTGCCTTTGTTGTCCTCTTAGTCCTGCTCTTCTTTGCCCCTTTTTTCTATGCTTTGCAGAAGTGTGTCCTGGCCTGCATCATCATTGTGAGCCTGAGGGGTGCTCTTCGCAAATTCAGGGATCTGCCCAACATGTGGCGTGTCAGCAAAATGGACGCCATTGTCTGGATCGTGACCATGGCATCAACGGCGCTCATAAGTGTGGAGCTGGGATTGCTTGTTGGGGTGGTGTTCTCCATGATGTGTGTCGTGGCACAAACTCAACATCCCCAAGTGTCTTTACTTGGTCAGGTCAATAACTCCTGCCATTATGAAGACACAGAGGAGTACCAAAATCTACAGACCATCCCCAAGGTCAAAATTTTCCGCTTTCAGTCACCTTTGTACTATGCCAACAAGCAAATCTTTTTGAAGTCCTTGTACAAAACTGTTGGACTCGAACCATTCCTTGAAGTGACCAGGAGGAGGAAAGCAGCAAAAAAAGATTTGGCGGCAAAACAGAGTAAGAAAGCGGACCAAGTGAATGGTGAAGTTACTATAGAACTCATTCACAATGACCTAGAATTCCATACTATCATCATAGATTGTTCATACATGCCCTTTATTGACTCCACTGGGATGACCACATTTAAAAATGTAGTGAAAGAGTATAAAGAAATTGGTGTCACAGTTCTCTTAGCATGCTGCAATACTTCAGTCATAGACTCACTGAAGCGAGTAGCCTTTTTTGGGCCGGCTGACAAGGACATGCCCAGCTTATTGTTTCATACGGTTCACAGTGCTGTGTTTTTTGCCAGTGATGTTCCAACAGCAGAAGCAGCGGGCAATACACCTGTATAA